The DNA window AAACCACGGCCCTCGCCGACATTTCTATTCTAGTGTTTGAGTGGGGCTTCTCTCAGGTTGCCGATATATTGGAAAGTGTTTTAGTAATGTCGTCTGGATAACAATTCTGGGTCCTGTGGCTACGTACCTTGATCAAAATTAATTTAGACATGTCCCGATCTGTGCATGGCTCGGGATCTTCAACATGACCCAGAAGTTCTACCTGACCATGACGTGCTTTTACCCTGTATTCTGACTGGTGTTTCGAAAAGTGCACAAATGCCGAGCACCAGGCTTCTTAGCCGGTGCCGTCCCACTATTTGGTTTTTGAAGTTTCATTGCGTGGATCTAGCCCGGCTGAATGATCTCCTTCACTCGGGACTGAAAGTGGATAAGTTCAGACCGTTTGTTTCCGGTACATCAGGAAATAGGACCTTTGGCAGATTTGATCTTGTGAGCCCTAGTGGCCAAGAGTCATGTTTATTCTACCGGCCAAACACAGTAGCCACTCACCCGCCTAGAGAGACGGGTACATACAGGATCTGCTATCTATCCTCTTTGCATTCAGGAGATAGATTGCTTTGTAAGGAGGGTAGGTATAAAGGTGGGGAAGTCCTGTCACAAAATTCTAGGCCCGGATAGGGCTAACTATGTCATCAGGAAATTAAGGTCCTCGCCCAGGGGTCCAGAACAACTGCCGTCCCGTGCGCCATGTGGGTCCCTCGTTGACAGCATTGGGCTCGGCCAAGAAATAGGAATTAAACGTCAGACTTTCGAGGCCTTCTGTTGATGTCATCGCTTGTCTCAGAGTGTGCGATTGAAGAAAACATGGAAAATCTAGGATCCTACGGCTCACCACATAAGGTGGTTGATATAGTTATAGTGAATCACAGGTCATCGATGTTGAGTATGTAATAGCTATGTTTTCCTCGCTACGGTTAGAAACAAAACAACGCTTATTTCCCGAGCCAACAGAAGATCAATTGAAACGAAAGTTAAAGTACAGGCCGGTCATTAACCATATCCGCATCGAAAGAAGCAGATCTGAAACAACCAAAATATCCTCACAGATAGAAGCTCACATCTCAAATCATCAAGGGGGGCAGTGTAGGGGAGAAATTAAGGGGAAGTGAagtggtggaagaagaaagagacaaATCAGACAAAAAATGAACACTGATCACATCAAGTCAAGAGAAAAATGGGCATGAAAGGGGAAAAACAAGGGGGCAGGGGGCAAATCAAAAAGGCAGAAAGAGCAGTATCCCGAACTCCTCCCAAGCCACCGTGGGAAAGCCGGCCAGTCGAATCCATATCCCTGAGTCCCCGCCATGTGCTGATGTTGAAAATAAAATGCCAGAAGAAAGATGCTGAAAAGCCCGAGACCCGTGCCATGGGTCAGCTCAAGAAAGAATGAGCATtgtaaagaaagaagaactCCCGTTCGTGTTTTGCTGTCGTACCCGTCATCAAATTGTACATCGTCCAGTGTGTCGTTGACTGAGTTGTCACGCCTGTATGGTTGGACATGCCGTCTATATCATAATGTCTTTcgtgagaagaaagaagaaacaagaaaaacgCCGTTGTCCTAACAACCACCCGAGAGAAAGATCTATTCACCCCCTGAGAGATGGGTGGTGAGTGGTTCAGGGGTCGACGAGGAACTCGTTGGAGAGGTTGTCGATTTGCTCGGATAGAGGATCCTCGCCGAGTGAACTGAGACTGGCGAAGGTCTTGTCGTTGTAAAACGACGTGGTGGCGGCAAAGTCAGATGCGTCGACAAACGGATAGGCGCTGGGGTAACTCGACATTGACTGATTGGTCAGAGAGGCAAACTCCTCATCAAAGTCCTCAACAGGATCTTTGGTGATGAATGGGTCCAGCTCAGAGCCAACAGACTCGGCCAGGGTGGGTGCTGTGTGAGGCGAGGACATATCGTGAGGCGAAAGAGCCGGGTCACTGTAGAGGTACTCCTTTGTGTACGGCTCTGGCGCGATAATAGGGTCGTACTGAGAAAGCGCGCTCTCGTAGGTGGTTTGGCTGAGCTGAGGCGGCGACATCGGTAGCATGTCATCGTCGAACGCAGGCGAGAACGGACCGGATGGGAGATTTCCAGTGCTGTTTCCGGGCGAGGCCGGCGGCGTGTAAGACGACGGTGCCACATAGTAGGCGTTGTCATAGTTGGGCGAGTTGAACATGGGAGCATCGTTGTGGACGGGAGATTCATAGAGCGCTGGGCCATCTTCAAGACCAAGAGAGCTTCGAGGGGAGGAAGCTTCAGTCATGGACTCGTAATaagtggtggtgggtgaCTGCTGGGAATCTTTCTGAGCCACACGGCGGCGAGTGCGAGTTGCTTTGTCGACGCGAGTCTCCATGTCCGGACGGCTGTTCTTGGGTGGGCGACCACGCTTGGTCGTCTTCGGCTGGATACCATTGATGCCACCAACGCACATACCACGCTGGCGGTGTCGAGTCAAGGCATCCATGCGGACAAAGTTGGCACCACACGGGCAGACGAAAGGCTTGCTTCCAGCGTGGGTCTTCAGATGGCGCTTGAGGTCGTGGCCACGAACGAAGTGCTGAGTGCACACGTCACAGTGGTATGGACGGTCTCCAAGGTGGGTTTGGACATGGGATCGGATGTTTTCCTTTCGTCCAAAACGAGAATTACAACCCGGAAACAGGCAATCCCATTTCGCGTCCTGAGCGTCAGGGCCGGCGATGTACTGGTTGATCTTTTCATTGGAGATCCCCGTCTTGCGGAGGCATGCCTTGACTCGAGTGTCAAGGTCAATCTGGCTCATGGAATCCTCAGAAGCATCCATGTCTCCTTTGATGGGAGAAGATGTAGAATAGGCGACCTGGTCCAAGTCCGAGGGTGTGGGAGAGGCACTTTCAAATTTCTGGGGCGGGATTTGGCAGGATCTCGGGGAGGGCATAGCAGCAAGCTCAGCAAATGCTGGAGCTAGAGGGGAACTGTCAGGGGAGGGCATCTGGGGAGGGAATGACTGGGTTAGGTGTTTGGAAGGGGTCAGGTCACTGCTGTACATGGACAGATCAAAAGATCTCTTTGAGGGGGTGTGATTTGGGGTTAAAGGGAAATCTGGAGAAGGTCAGCGGTGCCGGCAATATGTAAACAAAGGCACatacaagaagaagagatgtGAGCGTGGGACATTTCCGGGCTATTCTCTGCTTTCACAGCGACCTGCTGTTGATCGTGTCGTCGAGATATAGCCATATTCGGCGGCACCCCAACGAGGCATTGCTGGGGAAACAACTCCCAGTCATCAGTTTCAGCATGTGCTTGACTCGGATGCTGGTTTGAGCGCAAGTTACGCCGAAGTCTTTCTGGCTCttggtggatgtggtggttCAAGTGTCCATTCAGAGATCCAGTCTCCGAACATTGGCTCCGGGGCCGAGAAAGACTCGAGGTTATCCTGCGGGGAGTCATATCTCCCACTTGAGCGTGTATGGCTTGCAATTGCTCGTGAGTGAAAGCTTGACATTGATCCCTAACGGTTGTAGGGGTCGAAAACTGATACGTTTGATGAGCAGACTGATCTGCCGGGGCAAAACGGCGTTCAGCCACGGGAAAGTAGGCCTGATTCTGCTGCACAGTGGCCTGTTGGCAAGGGATTGCTGCTTTTTCGTTATAAAAGTCGCGAAGCTGCGTGACCGTCTTCGGCGTATTGCGCCTGTCAGTGGCGATTTGGGGACCAAACGAGCCATAGTCGACTGTTtggccgcggcggtggcctCGGTTTGGCGGCACGGCGGTGGCCACCATTGTCggagccttggccttgaatGGCGTCGAGTTTTGGCGGCGATGGCCCAGGGATCTCGGGGCGACGCTCATCAGGGCTTTTGGCAGCCAGTGACAGGAACGGACGAACGGGACGACCTAACAGCAGTGTCAGTCGGTGCACAGTACAATCAACGCGCAACAATCAAAGCAGAAAAGCGAAAAGAAACGGAACCGAGAAGCTAGACTCTAGCTCTCTTCAATGGGATGAGATGGGATATTCCAAGCTCGAGTGTGACACGCGAGAGCAGTCAAGAATTCAAATTTGATCCAGTGCGAGGAGAACTGTGTCTGGAGGATTCCGGACCTTTGAAATGAAGAAGTCCGGACCCGTCTTACAGCGATCTATCTATGGGCTATCAACAATGGGGCCGTTGTCAGGGCAACCGACGCGCCCGAGGCCAGCAACCCAGCTGTGACGAGGACGGGCCCACtattattgattgatttCCTCTGTGCGTTCACTGTGCCTTGCGATTGGGGGCTGCTAGTCCTTGATTTCTTCCTATCTTCCCATTTCCTGTTCTGCAAGGGCCGTGTCGATGTTTCTGCGAGGAGTCCGCGGGATGGTGTCCGTCGTGCCGCGCCATGTTGTCCCAGTTCCCCGGACAATCGCTTGTGCTGTTCAACACAGTAGATAGCGCGATCGGTGGGATCTTGGGTCCATCGATTGTCCGGGGCGATAGTTTCGGGGTTGTTGACGACCGATGTCATCGACACCTGAAAATTGACGCCTGATTAATTGGGCATCCACGGAGTCATCAATCTTCCTTTCCGGAGGCGGTGTCCCACGTGACCACACAACCGATTTCCTCGCTAGTCGATTTTTGCCCACActctgattttcttcatcttttCAAGGTTGAGGAAGACAACTTGTCGAGGTGAGCATCCCCCATCTCGAGGTGTGCGAGGCAGATAAGAATGATCACTGCATCTGCCCCGTCTGCCTGCACCAAAAATCACCAAAACATCCGCTAACCCACTACCTCTCCAGGCCTTCTCAAGATGCAGATCTTCGTCAAGACCCTTACGGGTAAGACTATCACCCTCGAGGTGGAGTCTTCGGACACCATTGACAATGTCAAGTCCAAGATTCAGGGTAAGCGAGCCGTTCAGATCAGACACAAAAGACGACGTGGCTAACGGGAACCCCGCGATATAGACAAGGAGGGAATTCCCCCGGACCAGCAGCGCCTGATCTTCGCTGgcaagcagctcgaggacggCCGCACTCTTTCGGACTACAACATCCAGAAGGAGTCGACCCTGCACCTCGTGCTCCGCCTGCGTGGTGGTggcaa is part of the Penicillium psychrofluorescens genome assembly, chromosome: 4 genome and encodes:
- a CDS encoding uncharacterized protein (ID:PFLUO_006718-T1.cds;~source:funannotate); the protein is MSVAPRSLGHRRQNSTPFKAKAPTMVATAVPPNRGHRRGQTVDYGSFGPQIATDRRNTPKTVTQLRDFYNEKAAIPCQQATVQQNQAYFPVAERRFAPADQSAHQTYQFSTPTTVRDQCQAFTHEQLQAIHAQVGDMTPRRITSSLSRPRSQCSETGSLNGHLNHHIHQEPERLRRNLRSNQHPSQAHAETDDWELFPQQCLVGVPPNMAISRRHDQQQVAVKAENSPEMSHAHISSSYFPLTPNHTPSKRSFDLSMYSSDLTPSKHLTQSFPPQMPSPDSSPLAPAFAELAAMPSPRSCQIPPQKFESASPTPSDLDQVAYSTSSPIKGDMDASEDSMSQIDLDTRVKACLRKTGISNEKINQYIAGPDAQDAKWDCLFPGCNSRFGRKENIRSHVQTHLGDRPYHCDVCTQHFVRGHDLKRHLKTHAGSKPFVCPCGANFVRMDALTRHRQRGMCVGGINGIQPKTTKRGRPPKNSRPDMETRVDKATRTRRRVAQKDSQQSPTTTYYESMTEASSPRSSLGLEDGPALYESPVHNDAPMFNSPNYDNAYYVAPSSYTPPASPGNSTGNLPSGPFSPAFDDDMLPMSPPQLSQTTYESALSQYDPIIAPEPYTKEYLYSDPALSPHDMSSPHTAPTLAESVGSELDPFITKDPVEDFDEEFASLTNQSMSSYPSAYPFVDASDFAATTSFYNDKTFASLSSLGEDPLSEQIDNLSNEFLVDP